Within the Salvia hispanica cultivar TCC Black 2014 chromosome 4, UniMelb_Shisp_WGS_1.0, whole genome shotgun sequence genome, the region TCTACTGGAATAATGGTTCTGTTTTTATTACTTCAGAAATACATTTAAGTATCCCCAATCTaccaataaattttttgcagaaaaaagaaattctgAATCCCACATTTACTTGGAGAAAGCACAATTGTATATGTTAGTCATACCTGATCGAGAAGGAGATAATGTTTGATTGACATCAGCTTTCCCTTTAAGTCATACTGCAGTAGTAACATAGAGATTAAGTTGAGAGGTAGATACAGTGGAAATGAAAGCAGTGAGGTAGAATCGAATGCTTATTTCCTGAACAAGACCTTGTCTTTAATGAGGTTCAATAATTCACCACTAGCAAAATCATAAGCAGCTTTAATGCACTCAAGGTAGCGATGATTAGAGCCAACCATTGTCAACTTTGTGTTTTCTGCTACAGGAACCTGCTTAAAACAACCAAATCATCACCGTTGACCATTGAACTCAAAGGCGTATTAGAACCAGAGAAATATCACAAGATAAACCTGAATACAGTGCCCACATTCTCTCATGACATTTAGATATTTTCCTGTGGTCAAAATTGTTTCAGCAGCATTGGCAAGGAAACTGGGGATATCATCTTTCAAGCTGTAGCGTTGTTGCCAATAATTCGTGTAATAATCTTGCGTGAGACTTTcctgtttaaaaaaattagcacAGCCGCTATAACTTAAACCTGAAGCCCACACTTATAAGTGAAGACATACCTTTTGAAGAGACTTGTTCTCAGCGATAAAAAATTCCCCATATGGGTCATCAATTACGCCCTCGTATACCCACCTACAATTGAAACATATTTCCCTTCAGATATGGAGTACGAAATATCTGTTCTAGATACAATGCAACTAATTGGCACTGCCCTGCTATTTTTCCTTCACGATGCTTTGTCACAACAGTAGAAATTATAAGTTaatccctccatcccatttCTAATttggcacaggattttatgtagtgttattttgtgagttaagtggagagaataaattagaagagagggaaaagtagagagtgTGATGTTTTTATACTTAGATATGTGTCATTTAGAGtgagacatcccaaaaaggaaaatgtgttacttagagtgggatggagggagtacttcgaAGGAGAGCATTTAAGCATCAGGTCTAATAATGCCTATACCATTCCAAGGGTAAATCCAGAAATCATATTGCTTAACCATGCAAGCATCAACTGCAATTGTACCTCTCTAATATTACAAGATATGCTTGGCTTGCACTTTGTGACATCTTTTCCAGCAAAGACCTCACTACATGATCGCCAGCCATGGCCTTGGCCTGAAATtgtaaagaaaatatgattgCCAGGCAATAATCTGGACAAAAACATTCAGTGGCATTAACTAAGATGTAGCCAAACCTGGCTTTGTAGGAGGTTAAGAACAGCAGAGCCAATAAAATTACTGGTTGAAGCATTCTTAATCACTATGGTTAAAGCTTGCATTGCCCCCAACATTGGCTGCATtggaaaaaattttataaccttGATATGAAGGGAGGGGGGGTGTTGAGGAATGCAATAAGTTAGGTATGGAAGTAAAACCTGGCAATAGAACCATAGTCCTTGAACTGAAAGTTTTCCAAGACGAAACTGATGTTCAAGTTGTGCCACCATGGCTTGGTAATCCTAATACacaaatttattcataaaacattagttttctaaaataagCAATACATGGGATGACACTGACGAGCATATAGACTAGGGAGTCAAAACTAGCTCGGTTTGACAGACATATTAAGCAATACCCAATTTTCTGAACATGCTTGGAAATAGATTagcttttgtttttcttggcGGAAAACAATGTAAGGTGTGAGCTCTTCTTCAACCACATGGTTATGTCATTTAGTTTTGTCAGAACCTTTTACAACAGCAACTGTGCATTTCATTGTGGTCATGTTATCAACTATAGCAGAATAAAAGACACTTCTGCCACATTCTGGCATAAAATGCCACACACAAGACATGCAAAACTATGACAATAAAACTAATTGCCCTTTTCTTCCATAAACCATCCTAGAAATTGAGTATCATGCTGATTAAATCACCAGAATTAAGAAAGTCCAAAACTTAATAGAGAGTGAAAtggagagatgaagagaaaccTACAAGAAGTAATGTCCGAAGTGCTGCTGCAAAAGCATGATTGACAAGACCGCTCTTGAACTGGGACCTTGACTCAACAAACTGACTTATAAGTATGTAGCTCTCGCATAAAGGAAATATTCTTTTTGCAGATTCCTGCAAACATCAGGATATATGATTAGGTTTAAGAAGTCCCGATGAAAACAAGTCTTCTGTGAAAGCAAAATTGGAAAACATTCATTCCATtagaatagaaaaagaaatgaattagAATTCTTGCCTGAAGTGCCAAATCCATAGATGCATCAACTTGGAAGGACACAGAATCATCCTTCCCTTGTACTCTACGGATAGAGATATAACGTCCGTCAATCCCAACCAATGCTGACAAGATATCATCAATGACAATTAACTCCTGCATAAGGCACAGCTCATATTCATAACTGATTGAAGGCAGCATAGCAATTTAATAGGCAGTAAGAGGTGGCCAACTAATGCATGAACCACATACCAACAGAGTattctacttttttcctttACTATATCATCTAACATCCATAAATCTCATCAATTTCATAGATATGCTCAAGACACGACTTACATggttaaaaaaatgcatagtATAACTTTGGCATATTACCTGAATTGCTGCATGGAAGCAACCTATGGGCTTGTCCACCCCAGAACTGCatgtaaaaaagaaacaagCTGAACATCACcaataaagaataatataaactATTCTATATATTAGAACTCAATGCTTGCAAGAGTTTTTCCCGCCAAAAAACATGGCATGCATGCATGCAATATTACACTTTCGGCCACCCAAAACTAAGTAAAGATTTTGGCtgtatatttgaaattttgttagGCTGCTTGCCTGGGTAGCCGCAGCTATTGTCTAggctaaattttaaattcaattaatttatatggagccaatttttatatttacactCTATATATAGGCCACTTCAGATATATTCATGATTCATATGTTCATTAATTTTCAGGGCCAGTTTTGTTTGTCTTTATGTGTGCCTTAGTAAATTAGATTTAGCACATACATATTTACAGTTTACATTTTCTATCATGAAAACTGAGTACAGAAAACCAAAATTGAACAGGAACTTGCGATCTACATCCTTCAAGTGCAGACGGCTGCTTCGAAGCTTCAGTTGGTGCATGCAACGGCTGCATTGAAGGTTCAACTAGCAAGTTCTTATGGTATTCATCCATCAACTGGGAACAAGAAAAGTATGGTTATAGCGAGGCATTTTTCTAGCTCAAAACTATGTCAAACTAAAAAGCAGTATCttgtaaataaatatgcatatgttcTGTTACGAACTTGAATCCTTCGAGTGGATTTTAACTCCAACAAAATAACTAAACGTATGGAAATTTAAGAAGACTTGATACTCTAATGGAAAGGAACTTGATAAACTAAAGGAAAGGGAAATATGTTTCTCTATTATAGACAAATGATTAACTAACCACTACTACTCTACTTAAGATAATGGAGCATAGTGAAACATGGGAAACTAACATGCACTACAAAGAAACTTGGGAAACCAACTAAGACTAATTGCATTTAGTGATGTGGCAGATACATGCTCGTATCATGTTTTGTCACCATAGATCTCTCATGTTGGTTTTACAGTTTTCATAAACCAGATTCCGTATGTTTCTACAGTTACAGAAACACATCGACTAAAAGCTTTGTATGAGTTCCATAATGTCAAAGATTGATGCCTTGCTCAGTCTATCACCCGCACAGTGGAAATTACATGCGCTGTCACATTGCAGTTTTCCTTAAGAAAGTTGTCCTTATTCTAGTTTGACGATTGAAATTGGTAAGCTAAGAGAAGAGCATCCGGGAATCTAACTGGCCCAAAGAtacaaaaggaaataaaagaaaagaaaaactcattaaatcaaattaaaaattcaataaccATATCACTACACTATATTAAACACAATTTGAAAGCATTTGGTGCCAATTTGCTAGGCTGTTTTCgccatttttataattaaaatcaaaatttccaaACCTGATTTCACACATCCAATTATCTGCGCTGATATTTGCATTAACAGTTAACTTAGCAGACTAAGTGATGATGACTTGTGTCTCACATAAAAACTGACAGCGTTTGCTATTTTTAGGTGCTAAAACTGTATCCACAACACATTGCCATCTATTTTCCAGATTTTTAGTAAAAACAAGGGCATACATTCactaaaaacataaacaaacagATAAGAGCATAATTCAGATCAGAAATTGACTGAGACGCGTCTACGAAATTCCCTTCCCAGCTTCGGAAACAATGTATCTCTCTATCTCAGGTGTTGCGAATGAAAATCGGCCATGACGAAGCAgaatccataaaaataaactatgtTTGCTTTGTATCAAGCGATTAAAACTCAAATACATACTTACCTTAGATCGTGCGAATCTGCAACAAATGCGCAACTTCTATCGCCGCCAGTGCTATACCTCTTAGCTTTATCTCAGAATTTAGGGCATAAAAGGTTGAATGGATTAGCGGAATTTTGATACCAAAGGGTTTTTGAGTACTGATTAGaaaatgaggaagaagaattaTGCAGCAAACAAAAAGTTAGATTACAAATGGATATTATGAATCAATTATCATTGAATTCGaaagaattcaaaaaaatGTTGCGCGAACtgtatttttctcttttttcttttcgttATCCAATATTGCTCAGTAATAgtattgttttaataaaattaatgaaaaatattaattaaaaaatttattttctacttttacaatactaataatcatattttttaaagagtGGACTACAAAATTGGCCCACAGGTCGAACACTAGAAAGGTACccatgtttaaaaaaatgcattgtaAGCCCCTATGTATGGGTAAATATCATTTCAGAccctttttcactattttgagTCTTTTATACTATTTTCCCTCACTTTTAACCTAATTGAAATAAGGATGTTttaatgtttttcatttttattactatgcactatgtttattttatattaaaatattattttcatttaattcataaatattgtaaatttaatta harbors:
- the LOC125218412 gene encoding gamma-tubulin complex component 2 isoform X1, whose translation is MDEYHKNLLVEPSMQPLHAPTEASKQPSALEGCRSSGVDKPIGCFHAAIQELIVIDDILSALVGIDGRYISIRRVQGKDDSVSFQVDASMDLALQESAKRIFPLCESYILISQFVESRSQFKSGLVNHAFAAALRTLLLDYQAMVAQLEHQFRLGKLSVQGLWFYCQPMLGAMQALTIVIKNASTSNFIGSAVLNLLQSQAKAMAGDHVVRSLLEKMSQSASQAYLVILERWVYEGVIDDPYGEFFIAENKSLQKESLTQDYYTNYWQQRYSLKDDIPSFLANAAETILTTGKYLNVMRECGHCIQVPVAENTKLTMVGSNHRYLECIKAAYDFASGELLNLIKDKYDLKGKLMSIKHYLLLDQGDFLVHFMDIAREELMKKPDEISVEKLQSLLDLALRSTAAVADPYHEDLTCCVEKTTLLKRLIELKDLQISHTISGNDDLEEPLSVTGLETFSLSFKVQWPLSLVISKKALTKYQLIFRCLFHCKYVNRQLGAAWQLHQGLRRLDKQGIAISVSSLLCRNMLKFINSLLHYLTFEVLEPNWHIMDNRLQTAKSIDEVLQHHDFFLDKCLRECLLLSPVLLKKLETMKSICLQYAAAAQWLVTYSIDAPKTDSPELDKYNKLKLRTRSQTQKVTAENATVIESILKFERKFSAELQSLGPILSSSSRAEPYLTHLAQWLLGVGSD